The genomic stretch GGGCTCTTCTGCCACTGCCTTGTCGTGTGTCTCAGCTGGGCCTCTGTTGCCAGCAGGGAGCGGCTGTGTTGCTGGGCCTGCCCCGTGAGCACCGAGGCCCGTAGCGCACGCTGGGGCTCGCTCAGGGTGCCCAGCCCCGCGTGGGTGTGGGGCACATGCCCGTCAGGCAAGAAGCCTAGCCCTTCTGCAccctgcctcccaggctcctgGAGGCCCCTCTGTAATACTTTGCTTTCTTGAGCGGAAGAAGTAGCTTTGGAAGGACACTCCTTGGGGGGCCAGGGCTGAGGGTGTCCTCGTTGGAGGGCAAGGACCCTGCTTTAGAAGAGGAGAGGGTATTTCCCATAAGGCTCTTGGCCAGAGCCAGCAGGGCAAAGCGGTTCAAGGCTCGTGTCAGAAGCCTCCCTGTCGGGGGTGGGTTCCCCGTTCCTGGCATGCAGCCCCGGGGCCCTGGCTGCCAGCTTCCGCTTGGGCTGGCAAACAGGCTCTGAGCTGGCCAGGCATGATGCGTTAGGGTGACAGGGCTGCTTAGGGGCCTCACTTGGGAGGGCTTGGGCCCTGCCAGCTTGTCTGTCCCCGGCAGGTTGCTTGGCCTGGCCACGAGTGCTAGGTGCCATAGGCTGGGGTCACCCTCTCTGCTGGACACTGACTTACCTGGTCAGCCCAGGGTCCGCGGTCCCACCCTTCCCTGAACATGAGTGGTTGGAGGGATGTCCCCAGCAGAGCGGGGGGTTGCGGGGGCAGGCTGCGGTTAAATTTAGCGTGTGGGCCGGGGCGGCTGCCCAGGGTCCACTCGCCACCACAGCTGCCACTTGGGCCCTGCTGCCAGGGGGCGGGCAGAGGCGGGCTCCGCCTGAGCCTGGGCCCGTATCAGCCAGCGCTCCTGCCTGGGGGCCAGAGAGGCCTGCGCTCTGGGAGGCAGCGGTGGCCGAGGAGCAGGAGGCACGAGGTGAGAGGCCAGCTGCCTGGGCTCCGGTTTCCTCTCCCGCCCGCGGGAGCTGAGGGGCTGGCGCGCCACAGGCCTGTCCAGCTCCGCTGAGAGGGTGCTCCCTGACCCTCGGCGTGGGGTTGGAGCCTGGGGCTGGGCAGGCCACATGGGGCCTATCGCTCCCTGCAGGGCCTGCAGAGGTGGGCCCCGAGGCTTATCACAGCTCCCTTCCCACTCTTTGCACCAATCAGGAGCCTCAGGGAGGGGGCGCTTAGGTCACCTTGCCCCCGGTGCAGCCCCAAGGGCAGCTCCAGGCTGGTACGTGTTTGGCAAAAGGGCAGGACAGCAGCCCAGAGCTGCAGAGGTGTCCCGAGGGCCCTGCGAAGGCCCGGAGCTGCCCAGCACCCCCACTCCCAGCACCCCAGCTCAGAGACTCCAGCCTTGCAGCGCCGATGGGGGACCAAGCTCCAGACACAGGCTCTTGCTGGCCCAGGCCTGGCCCCAGCGCAGGAGGGCCtcgctcccctcccccaacagccCCAAGATGCCTGAGGCCTGGCTCAGTTACCCGGGAGACAGGCCTGCTCTGCTGGCCGGGAGCAAAGATGGGGGGTCCGAGAGGGCTGGGCCTTGGCCGAGCCCTACTGGGGTAACTATGCTGAGGTCCTGGGCCTTAGTCCCGCTCCCTTGGGGGCCCAGCCCTCCCAGCTCTGTGGACCCCTCAGGGCGCTCACCCCCTCCCTGCCCGCAGGCCTGGTCCCACAGAGCTGCTGGCAACTTCTGCCTGTCCCTGCCCCATGTGGGTCTCCTGTCCCCTGTCCTGGGGACGCTGGGCGGGCACCAGGCCTCACCCCAAGCCCCGCCTGCCTTCTCACCCACTCTCTGTGGCTCCCAGGGCAGATCTGTGCCCAGGTGGGCGGGGCCTGGCAGTCCGGCTCCTTCAGCCTCTTCTGTCCTCTCAGTGGGGCCAGCAGGCTGCAGCCAAGAGGGCGCCCCTtcccaggctcccccttcccagcCCTGGCCCATCGAGCCTGGACCGGCTGACCTCACCCCTGCTTCTGGATCCTGCTGCCTCCTGAGCCTCCTTCCTGCCCATCTGAGCAGAGTCATGGCCTTGAGGGCAGGTGAGCACAGCCAGGAGGCAGCAAATGGGCTGAAGGAGAAGGTGCTGACACTGGACTCCATGAATCCTTATGTCCGGAGGGTGGAGTATGCGGTGCGAGGCCCCATCGTGCAGCGGGCACTGGAGCTGGAGCAGGAGCTGCGCCAGGTATGGTCCTGCCCTCCGGGCCTGGCGAGAGGACCCCAGGCGGTACACCCTACCCCCCAGCCCCCAACCTCCCGGGCCTGGCAAGAGGGGCCCAGGCTggtcccccaacccctgcccgcCCCGGGGCCTGGTGAGAGGGCCCCTTTCTGGTCCCAcgtgccccgcccccacctccttaGGAGACAAGGCCTGTGGGAGTGATAAGCTCCCCCATCACTGCGCTCCCCGCCTCCCTCCAGGGCGTAAAGAAGCCCTTCACCGAGGTCATCCGCGCCAACATCGGGGACGCACAGGCCATGGGGCAGATCCCTATCACCTTCCCGCGCCAGGTGAGGCTCAGCACTGCCCTGCACCCTCCCCCCATCAGCCCGTGGACCCTGGCCTCAGCACTCACTCCTCCCAGGTCCTGGCCCTCTGCGTCCATCCCGATCTCCTGAACAGCCCTGACTTCCCCGACGACGCCAAGAGGAGGGCGGAGCGCATCTTGCAGGCGTGTGGGGGCCACAGCCTGGGTGAGCGCCAGAACCCGCCCaagcctgggggaggggtggtgagcAGGAGCTGGAGGGAGGCTGTCCCGGGAGAGGGGTGGGCCCGCTGGAAGGGGGGCGGGTCTCCTCCGAGGGCAGCGAGGGGACCTCACTTGTCCCACCCCGGCCGTCCTGCCCCGTTCCCCGCTCAGGGGCCTACAGCATCAGCGCTGGCGTCCAGATGATCCGTGAGGATGTGGCGCGGTACATCGAGCGGCGCGATGGAGGCATTCCTGCCGACCCCAATAACATCTTTCTGTCCACGGGGGCCAGCGATGCCATTGTGGTAGGCCGGGGCCAGTGCGGGAAGCCACCGTGGCTCCTAGTGCGCAGCCGGGAGGGTCTGCCAACCCCACCTCCCATCCCGCCCGCAGACGGTGCTGAAGTTGCTGGTAACCGGCGAGGGTCGCACGCGCACGGGCGTGCTTATCCCTATCCCTCAGTATCCACTCTACTCCGCCGCGCTGGCCGAGTTCAACGCGGTGCAGGTGGACTACTACCTGGACGAGGAGCGTGCCTGGGCGCTCGACGTGGCCGAGCTGCGGCGCGCGCTGCGCCAGGCGCGTGACCACTGCCGCCCCCGCGCGCTCTGCGTCATCAACCCTGGGAACCCCACCGGTGCGCGTCCCCACCCgtccccgccccgccgccccggcCCGAACAGGCACCCCTGTCCACCGCGCCTGGGTCAGCCTTTCCCTCCGCCCGCCGCCCTGCGCAGAGCAGAGCGCCCCTTCGGCTGACCCCGGACCTGTCGCACCCCCGCGCCCCAGGGCAGGTGCAGACCCGCGAGTGCATCGAGGACGTGATCCGCTTCGCCTTTGAGGAGAAGCTTTTCCTATTGGCCGATGAGGTGCTGGCTGGGCGCCCGCGGGGAGGGGGTGGC from Bos mutus isolate GX-2022 chromosome 14, NWIPB_WYAK_1.1, whole genome shotgun sequence encodes the following:
- the GPT gene encoding alanine aminotransferase 1, whose protein sequence is MGPIAPCRACRGGPRGLSQLPSHSLHQSGASGRGRLGHLAPGAAPRAAPGWYVFGKRAGQQPRAAEVSRGPCEGPELPSTPTPSTPAQRLQPCSADGGPSSRHRLLLAQAWPQRRRASLPSPNSPKMPEAWLSYPGDRPALLAGSKDGGSERAGPWPSPTGVTMLRSWALVPLPWGPSPPSSVDPSGRSPPPCPQAWSHRAAGNFCLSLPHVGLLSPVLGTLGGHQASPQAPPAFSPTLCGSQGRSVPRWAGPGSPAPSASSVLSVGPAGCSQEGAPSQAPPSQPWPIEPGPADLTPASGSCCLLSLLPAHLSRVMALRAGEHSQEAANGLKEKVLTLDSMNPYVRRVEYAVRGPIVQRALELEQELRQGVKKPFTEVIRANIGDAQAMGQIPITFPRQVLALCVHPDLLNSPDFPDDAKRRAERILQACGGHSLGAYSISAGVQMIREDVARYIERRDGGIPADPNNIFLSTGASDAIVTVLKLLVTGEGRTRTGVLIPIPQYPLYSAALAEFNAVQVDYYLDEERAWALDVAELRRALRQARDHCRPRALCVINPGNPTGQVQTRECIEDVIRFAFEEKLFLLADEVYQDNVYAESSQFHSFKKVLTEMGPPYAAQQELASFHSISKGYMGECGFRGGYVEVVNMDAAVKQQMQKLRSVRLCPPTPGQVLLDVAVSPPAPSDPSFPRFQAERRAVLAELAAKAKLTEQVFNEAPGIRCNPVQGAMYSFPRVQLPPRAVQRAQELGLAPDMFFCLRLLEETGICVVPGSGFGQREGTYHFRMTILPPMEKLRPLLEKLSQFHVKFTREYS